A single Pseudodesulfovibrio aespoeensis Aspo-2 DNA region contains:
- a CDS encoding class I SAM-dependent methyltransferase: MQVTFEEWTQGREVPFIGTNAGAQELPFQNWRRFKEAFAPELISKAIVESERTVERCLDPFGGSGTTALACQFLGVYPTTVEVNPFLADLIEAKLSKYDCDKLANLFGRVVRSARSKSNFKRIFEKTPPTFVEPGVAGRWIFDRPVAERIAAYLTAIDKIAEGKEHRLFRILLSGILIRVSNVMISGKGRRYRKDWEKRYTDPALVDRLFEQAVRQAIVDIHRYSERACCDFELTRGDCREVLRDTNSFDLAVFSPPYPNSFDYTDVYNVELWVLGYLKDPQSNKELRESTLTSHVQVARKYALPPATSILLENVLDRLNNARSEMWSKAIPDMVGAYFSDMSGVISTIEKSLAPRGELWMVVGDSQYAGIHVNVADILCELSIDMGFSLEKKDPFRSMRSSAQQGGRRELAETLIVLKK, translated from the coding sequence ATGCAGGTAACATTTGAAGAGTGGACTCAAGGACGCGAGGTACCATTTATTGGAACCAATGCGGGGGCACAGGAACTACCATTCCAGAATTGGCGACGTTTTAAAGAAGCTTTTGCGCCAGAGCTGATCTCCAAGGCAATTGTAGAAAGCGAAAGGACTGTTGAACGATGCTTGGATCCATTCGGAGGATCTGGCACAACAGCTTTGGCCTGCCAATTCCTAGGCGTCTACCCCACCACCGTTGAAGTGAATCCCTTTTTAGCAGACCTAATCGAAGCAAAATTATCTAAATACGACTGTGATAAGTTGGCAAACCTCTTTGGAAGGGTAGTTCGCTCAGCCCGAAGCAAATCAAACTTCAAAAGAATATTCGAGAAAACGCCACCAACATTCGTCGAACCAGGCGTAGCAGGCCGTTGGATCTTTGATCGCCCTGTAGCTGAACGAATTGCAGCATACTTAACCGCAATAGATAAGATTGCAGAAGGTAAAGAACACCGTCTTTTCCGAATCTTGTTGAGTGGAATTTTGATTAGGGTGAGCAATGTGATGATTAGTGGAAAAGGCCGTAGATATCGAAAAGATTGGGAAAAACGATACACTGACCCCGCACTTGTAGATCGCCTTTTCGAACAGGCAGTACGTCAGGCAATAGTTGATATTCACCGCTATTCTGAACGAGCATGTTGCGACTTTGAACTGACAAGGGGAGATTGTAGGGAAGTACTAAGGGATACAAATTCGTTTGATCTTGCCGTTTTTTCACCACCCTACCCCAATTCTTTCGACTACACAGATGTCTATAACGTTGAATTGTGGGTTCTTGGCTACCTGAAGGATCCACAAAGCAACAAAGAGCTCCGCGAATCAACACTTACTTCACACGTCCAAGTCGCGCGAAAATACGCTCTGCCGCCAGCAACGTCGATTCTATTGGAAAACGTACTTGATCGATTAAACAATGCTCGTTCAGAAATGTGGAGCAAAGCTATCCCCGATATGGTCGGTGCATATTTTTCTGACATGTCAGGTGTGATTAGTACTATAGAAAAATCTCTAGCTCCAAGAGGAGAACTATGGATGGTCGTCGGAGATAGCCAATATGCAGGCATCCACGTCAATGTCGCAGACATATTGTGCGAGCTCTCAATCGATATGGGGTTCAGTCTTGAGAAGAAGGATCCATTCCGGTCCATGCGCTCATCAGCTCAACAAGGTGGGCGCCGGGAATTGGCAGAAACACTCATTGTATTAAAAAAGTAA
- a CDS encoding IS3 family transposase (programmed frameshift): protein MSNRRRFSAEFKARVALDALSGEHTISELASKHGVHPNQISTWKKQAKEGIVELFSGKTKNTPQNNEAQIKDLHAKIGQLLVEKDFLQQAFQNMSCGRRREIVDNEHPNLSVRRQCKVLQLQRSTYYYKPIGESSLNLELMRKIDELFMELPFFGSRQMRNILQDTGYFVGRERVRRLMRKMGLMAVYQKPRTSQPHPGHKVYPYLLRNIPITKPNQVWCTDITYIPMKRGFLYLVAIMDWHSRAVLSWRLSNTMDTDFCVAALEEAISCYGVPEIFNTDQGSQFTSYEFTKTLRDAGIRISMDGRGRWMDNVMIERLWRSLKYECVYLHELSTGSELREALAWWFDFYNNRRPHFTFDGMKPMDVYQSSKPEGVPPLAWSQKAA from the exons ATGTCCAACAGAAGACGTTTTTCAGCAGAATTTAAAGCCCGTGTAGCACTTGATGCATTATCCGGTGAACACACGATTTCTGAACTAGCCAGCAAGCACGGTGTTCATCCTAATCAGATCTCCACGTGGAAAAAACAGGCCAAGGAAGGAATCGTCGAATTGTTTTCCGGTAAGACTAAAAACACTCCGCAGAACAATGAAGCCCAAATCAAAGACCTCCACGCAAAGATCGGCCAGTTGCTTGTGGAGAAGGATTTTTTGCAACAAGCCTTC CAAAATATGAGCTGCGGGCGAAGGCGCGAAATCGTCGATAACGAGCATCCAAATCTCAGCGTCCGACGACAATGCAAAGTTCTGCAATTACAACGGTCAACATACTATTATAAGCCCATCGGCGAGTCTTCGCTCAATCTGGAATTGATGCGGAAGATCGATGAGTTGTTTATGGAATTGCCGTTTTTTGGCTCCAGACAGATGCGGAATATCCTGCAAGATACGGGATATTTTGTCGGTCGAGAGCGTGTGAGACGGTTGATGCGCAAAATGGGGTTAATGGCGGTTTATCAGAAGCCACGAACGAGCCAACCGCATCCCGGTCACAAGGTGTATCCATATCTGCTTCGAAATATACCAATTACAAAACCGAACCAAGTTTGGTGCACGGATATTACGTATATCCCCATGAAACGCGGTTTTTTGTACCTCGTTGCTATCATGGACTGGCATAGCCGCGCAGTCTTATCCTGGCGGCTGTCGAACACAATGGATACGGATTTCTGCGTCGCAGCCTTGGAAGAGGCCATTAGTTGCTATGGAGTTCCTGAAATATTCAATACTGATCAGGGATCACAATTCACCAGTTATGAGTTCACAAAGACTCTCAGAGATGCTGGCATACGGATATCAATGGATGGTCGCGGTCGCTGGATGGATAACGTCATGATCGAACGGCTCTGGCGTTCCTTGAAATATGAATGTGTGTATTTACATGAGTTGAGCACAGGAAGTGAGCTGCGTGAGGCATTGGCGTGGTGGTTTGATTTCTACAACAATCGTCGGCCTCATTTCACTTTTGACGGAATGAAGCCAATGGATGTATATCAAAGTTCCAAGCCAGAGGGGGTACCCCCTCTGGCTTGGAGTCAAAAGGCGGCGTAA
- a CDS encoding AAA family ATPase translates to MINFPVFEKLTVQDYGLYPGKSGEGLCIIFKPGLTLILGANGLGKTTLINIMFRLLTGAYDISALTKSGSLGNAKLKATQLSRADKLSFSKRVADRGGPRKLDHSLRWTYKSPRRLEHVQQKTFFSRI, encoded by the coding sequence ATGATCAATTTCCCCGTATTCGAGAAGCTCACTGTTCAAGATTATGGTCTTTATCCGGGCAAAAGCGGTGAAGGGTTATGTATAATATTTAAGCCAGGACTCACCCTCATATTGGGGGCAAACGGTTTGGGCAAGACGACGCTTATTAATATCATGTTTCGTCTTCTGACAGGAGCATACGACATTTCTGCCCTTACGAAGTCTGGGAGTCTAGGGAATGCTAAACTTAAAGCTACTCAGCTTTCTCGGGCCGACAAGCTTAGTTTCTCAAAAAGAGTAGCAGATAGAGGTGGCCCCAGAAAACTGGACCACTCGTTAAGGTGGACGTATAAGAGCCCAAGGAGGCTTGAACATGTCCAACAGAAGACGTTTTTCAGCAGAATTTAA
- a CDS encoding HAD-IA family hydrolase, whose product MSLEAIIWDVDGTLVDSEELHRAAFNTVFDEYGLDCRWSRKAYSKLLKVTGGKERIRYYAKLSGMEKSFPSSIEDMHARKTEIYHESIRLGKLHLRNGVKEILNRALEKGIRLAIATTTSMSNVEALFSSGVLQSEHWEIIVSGEHVTCKKPAPDVYLEVLRRLELDPMDCIAVEDSENGMESAVTAGVPTIITTNGYTRYQEFGKEIALVHCLKHGLTTLEGLKTPITINHFEAWHAAARHLVKGRVHPITSSSHS is encoded by the coding sequence ATGTCACTTGAAGCTATAATCTGGGATGTCGATGGAACCCTTGTGGATAGCGAGGAATTGCACCGGGCAGCTTTCAATACTGTTTTTGATGAATATGGTCTCGATTGTCGCTGGAGTCGAAAAGCATACAGCAAGCTTCTCAAGGTGACTGGCGGCAAGGAACGGATTCGTTATTACGCCAAGCTCTCCGGCATGGAGAAATCGTTCCCTTCCTCTATCGAGGATATGCATGCTCGAAAAACAGAAATCTATCATGAGAGCATTCGACTTGGGAAACTGCATCTTCGCAATGGTGTGAAAGAGATTTTGAACAGGGCGCTGGAGAAAGGAATTCGTCTTGCCATCGCCACGACAACGTCCATGTCGAATGTTGAAGCCTTATTCTCCTCGGGAGTACTGCAATCCGAGCATTGGGAAATTATTGTGTCAGGAGAACATGTTACATGCAAGAAGCCTGCTCCAGACGTTTATCTCGAAGTTCTGAGAAGGCTGGAACTGGACCCCATGGATTGCATCGCGGTTGAAGACTCCGAGAATGGAATGGAATCTGCTGTCACTGCAGGAGTGCCGACAATCATAACGACTAATGGTTATACACGTTATCAGGAATTCGGAAAGGAGATCGCATTGGTTCATTGCCTGAAGCACGGATTGACAACGCTGGAGGGATTAAAGACACCGATCACCATAAACCATTTTGAAGCATGGCACGCCGCCGCAAGACATCTTGTCAAGGGGCGGGTCCATCCCATTACCTCTTCAAGCCACTCCTAG